From one Branchiostoma floridae strain S238N-H82 chromosome 3, Bfl_VNyyK, whole genome shotgun sequence genomic stretch:
- the LOC118412553 gene encoding uncharacterized protein LOC118412553, producing the protein MAMEKRTGQCVAILVLLVLKFSSPCPEECFVQHEWKFVKRKSCMCPTQRDSSYRISCVSRGITVTADRVCSAENHGLTCLNDVPTGFDQSVTGIMLNDLFNLTTLTKQHIPQLPNLITFGITGSTIQAIEAGAFSSVPTIMSIAIRCSRLLNIDDHTFYSLPSLETIFLDHNLIKTMSPRAAVGLHSLKKMYLHDNQLKAVPFEALSLIRRCTTVARLLFNLEDNQISTVSGTAWRIIVDSRLTIFLKGNPLVCDGRMTWLVCNATTLASSNIVFAGNLRCMSPPELTGYHFKSLHTKSLCLSSEPTSASRSAMASTSPMAESTTLPEKSFGTTGSALTQLARKTTLGTMVSTLGLVLDTNLADGKQPSIDYLYIPLGLTVTVIGLSIGTAVAVIMHKRRVSGRRQNQVLRQHGVIISSQLISNRMYQHSATGDVNDKEEPEETVEDFARHSVTINTSELISNRLYKCSGSALDNANKDTKTTEETEENSQLTPYLTVPFDAINNTLHIEPYSTVNLEDIRNEETDKDLHLKLTSDGILPSGGNPGAKEKKETEENSARHGPYRQHHGVTIDTSRLISNRLYKPSANNSINKDTVTTKETEQKSELRPYLTVPLDAIDNTLHIEPYSSVNLDDIRDEQMNASGGISLIPEVQQHDEMEQHSFTPLDQIVDP; encoded by the exons ATGGCCATGGAGAAAAGGACGGGGCAGTGTGTCGCCATCCTGGTCTTGTTGGTTCTGAAGTTTTCCTCGCCCTGCCCAGAGGAGTGCTTCGTGCAGCACGAGTGGAAATTTGTGAAAAGGAAGAGCTGCATGTGCCCGACCCAGCGAGACAGCAGTTATCGGATATCGTGCGTTTCACGTGGAATAACG GTTACCGCTGACAGAGTTTGCAGTGCAGAAAATCATGGCCTGACGTGTCTGAATGACGTACCTACTGGGTTTGACCAGTCCGTGACTGGAATCATGCTGAATGATCTGTTCAACCTCACCACCCTCACCAAACAGCACATCCCGCAGCTACCCAACCTCATCACATTCGGTATAACCGGCAGCACCATCCAGGCTATAG AAGCGGGTGCCTTCTCCTCCGTACCGACCATAATGTCAATAGCCATCCGGTGCAGCCGCCTCCTGAATATCGATGACCATACCTTCTACAGCCTGCCCAGTTTGGAGACAATCTTTCTGGATCATAACCTCATCAAGACAATGTCTCCGAGGGCGGCCGTTGGCCTCCACAGCTTAAAGAAGATGTACTTGCACGACAATCAACTGAAGGCGGTACCTTTTGAGGCTCTGTCACTGATCCGTCGCTGCACAACTGTGGCGCGCCTGCTGTTTAATCTTGAGGATAACCAAATCAGCACGGTATCGGGAACGGCTTGGAGGATAATCGTTGACTCACGGCTCACCATTTTTCTCAAAGGCAACCCCTTAGTTTGTGACGGTAGAATGACATGGCTGGTCTGCAACGCCACGACTTTGGCTAGCTcgaacattgtttttgctggcaATCTTCGGTGCATGTCCCCACCTGAACTGACCGGCTACCACTTCAAATCGCTCCACACCAAGTCACTCTGCTTATCTTCAGAACCGACATCCGCATCCCGATCTGCAATGGCATCCACATCTCCAATGGCAGAATCTACTACGCTCCCTGAAAAGTCATTCGGGACCACAGGTTCTGCCCTGACGCAGCTGGCGAGGAAAACAACTTTGGGTACCATGGTCAGTACCCTTGGCCTTGTACTGGATACGAATCTTGCTGACGGAAAACAACCTTCAATTGACTATCTTTACATACCTCTCGGACTTACTGTTACCGTTATAGGTCTGTCAATTGGGACGGCAGTGGCGGTTATAATGCACAAGAGACGTGTTTCAGGGAGAAGACAAAATCAGGTCCTCAGACAGCACGGCGTCATCATCAGTTCTCAACTCATCAGTAATCGGATGTACCAACACTCTGCCACAGGGGATGTCAACGACAAGGAAGAGCCAGAAGAAACTGTGGAGGATTTCGCAAGACACAGCGTCACCATCAACACATCTGAACTGATCTCTAATCGGCTGTACAAATGCTCTGGATCTGCTTTGGACAACGCCAACAAGGACACTAAAACAACAGAAGAAACTGAAGAGAACTCACAGCTGACACCTTACCTCACTGTACCTTTCGATGCCATCAACAACACCCTGCATATCGAGCCTTACAGCACCGTCAATTTGGAGGACATTCGTAATGAAGAAACGGATAAAGATTTGCACCTGAAGCTTACATCGGACGGTATCCTTCCATCGGGTGGAAACCCAGGCgccaaagaaaagaaagaaactgagGAAAATTCGGCAAGACATGGTCCCTACCGTCAACATCACGGGGTCACCATCGACACATCTCGACTGATTTCCAATCGCCTATACAAACCGTCTGCTAACAACAGCATCAACAAGGACACtgtaacaacaaaagaaactgaGCAGAAATCGGAGCTGAGACCTTACCTTACCGTACCTTTGGATGCAATTGATAACACCCTGCATATCGAACCGTACAGCAGCGTCAATTTGGACGACATCCGCGACGAACAAATGAATGCGTCGGGCGGTATCTCTCTAATCCCAGAGGTCCAACAGCACGATGAGATGGAACAGCATTCCTTCACGCCTCTAGACCAAATTGTCGATCCCTAA
- the LOC118411721 gene encoding ornithine decarboxylase antizyme 1-like has protein sequence MMMKMMSREVITVKIASKKKRKKKTETCLQNGTTKQLSYDCPKTAAQPLPVGPGGAPDVPSGETDWGGEGVSAEEDGHGAFAQRVFGDGLTQYSSELQSLRFQSRLTDSRLVEWQAVLWRSVLLVEIPAGILPDGSKESFVNLLDYAEEQLQCETVLICFKKDRNDRASLIRVFMFMGLEVVAPGHPDIPDNPDYFFMAYTID, from the exons atgatgatgaagatgatgtca AGAGAAGTAATAACAGTCAAAATTGCGTcgaaaaagaaacgaaaaaagaaaacagaaacatgcCTACAAAACGGGACAACCAAACAACTCTCAT ACGACTGCCCCAAGACTGCTGCTCAACCCCTACCGGTGGGGCCGGGTGGTGCTCCTGATGTTCCTTCAGGCGAGACAgactggggaggggagggggtcagCGCAGAGGAGGACGGCCACGGAGCGTTCGCGCAACGTGTCTTTGGG GATGGGCTGACCCAGTACAGCAGTGAGCTCCAGTCCCTACGTTTCCAGTCGCGACTCACCGACTCGCGGCTTGTGGAGTGGCAGGCCGTCCTCTGGCGCAGCGTACTATTGGTGGAGATCCCCGCAGGCATCCTGCCAGATGGCAGCAAGGAGAG ttttgtcAACCTCCTTGACTATGCGGAGGAGCAACTCCAGTGTGAAACTGTGCTGATCTGTTTCAAGAAGGACCGAAACGACCGCGCCTCCCTGATCCGAGTCTTCATGTTCATGGGGTTAGAGGTCGTGGCCCCAGGTCACCCTGACATCCCCGACAATCCTGATTACTTCTTCATGGCCTACACCATTGACTAG
- the LOC118412555 gene encoding dynactin subunit 6-like isoform X2, translated as MAAQKSHSPMRKRHSQVKVMPGAVVCTEAELKGDITIGSRTVVHPKARIIAEGGPIVIGESNLIEEQVLIINRADKTAPEPVTMEIGVNNVFEVGCNCESLRIGDNNVIEAKARVGRQTELSSGCVIGSFCEVSSKEVIPDNTVVYGKKCVRRVQGERPQPQTLQLDFLMKILPNYHHLRKQMKPQTK; from the exons atggCGGCACAGAAGAG TCACAGCCCCATGAGGAAAAGACACAG CCAGGTGAAGGTGATGCCAGGTGCCGTGGTCTGTACGGAGGCTGAGCTGAAGGGGGACATCACTATAG GTTCCAGAACCGTGGTTCATCCCAAAGCACGCATCATTGCTGAAGGAGGACCAATCGTTATAGGGGAGAGCAACCTGATCGAAGAACAAGTTCTCATCATcaacag ggCTGACAAGACAGCTCCCGAGCCAGTAACCATGGAAATTGGGGTCAACAATGTGTTTGAAGTTGGCTGTA ACTGTGAGTCACTCAGAATAGGAGACAACAATGTTATTGAGGCAAAAG CTCGTGTGGGGAGACAGACAGAGCTGAGCAGCGGCTGTGTCATCGGGTCCTTCTGTGAGGTCAGCTCTAAGGAGGTCATCCCAGACAACACTGTGGTGTACGGGAAGAAGTGCGTACGACGAGTCCAAGGAGAGAGACCACAG CCCCAGACCCTACAGCTGGACTTCCTGATGAAGATTCTCCCAAACTATCACCATCTCAGGAAGCAAATGAAGCCACAAACAAAGTAA
- the LOC118412555 gene encoding dynactin subunit 6-like isoform X3 encodes MAAQKSQVKVMPGAVVCTEAELKGDITIGSRTVVHPKARIIAEGGPIVIGESNLIEEQVLIINRADKTAPEPVTMEIGVNNVFEVGCNCESLRIGDNNVIEAKARVGRQTELSSGCVIGSFCEVSSKEVIPDNTVVYGKKCVRRVQGERPQPQTLQLDFLMKILPNYHHLRKQMKPQTK; translated from the exons atggCGGCACAGAAGAG CCAGGTGAAGGTGATGCCAGGTGCCGTGGTCTGTACGGAGGCTGAGCTGAAGGGGGACATCACTATAG GTTCCAGAACCGTGGTTCATCCCAAAGCACGCATCATTGCTGAAGGAGGACCAATCGTTATAGGGGAGAGCAACCTGATCGAAGAACAAGTTCTCATCATcaacag ggCTGACAAGACAGCTCCCGAGCCAGTAACCATGGAAATTGGGGTCAACAATGTGTTTGAAGTTGGCTGTA ACTGTGAGTCACTCAGAATAGGAGACAACAATGTTATTGAGGCAAAAG CTCGTGTGGGGAGACAGACAGAGCTGAGCAGCGGCTGTGTCATCGGGTCCTTCTGTGAGGTCAGCTCTAAGGAGGTCATCCCAGACAACACTGTGGTGTACGGGAAGAAGTGCGTACGACGAGTCCAAGGAGAGAGACCACAG CCCCAGACCCTACAGCTGGACTTCCTGATGAAGATTCTCCCAAACTATCACCATCTCAGGAAGCAAATGAAGCCACAAACAAAGTAA
- the LOC118412555 gene encoding sulfotransferase 1A1-like isoform X1 has product MAGKSQEKTPWLIEYKGTIFPGCAPKENLEAMPDFHIRDDDVVVVGFPKAGNHWCAEIVNNVLRAAGKTSETTMDSEAPGRILEFDDRVGDEMRTNHRFLKDKPSPRLICTHLHREFAPRGIASPKRNTKIISIMRNPKDTAVSYYHFATRLGYNEKDWEPFHDDFLNGRWEYGDFYHHVLGWWQMRDDPHFLFLKYEDMKKDNKGAVEKVAAFLEADLEEDQVASIVEACTFRSMKVVYDKATDVSCRSVIARKGVIGDWKSLFTEEQNTAFDAKYKKKLEGTGLNFDFE; this is encoded by the coding sequence ATGGCGGGTAAGAGTCAAGAAAAGACTCCATGGCTCATTGAGTACAAGGGGACCATCTTCCCAGGGTGTGCGCCCAAGGAAAACTTAGAAGCCATGCCCGACTTCCACATCCGTGATGATGATGTCGTCGTCGTTGGTTTTCCTAAAGCTGGAAACCATTGGTGTGCGGAAATCGTGAACAACGTTTTACGAGCTGCAGGCAAAACCTCGGAGACCACCATGGATTCAGAAGCGCCGGGACGAATCCTGGAGTTTGACGATCGAGTCGGAGACGAGATGCGGACCAATCATCGCTTCCTGAAGGATAAGCCATCGCCGCGACTCATCTGTACCCACCTGCATCGAGAGTTCGCTCCACGAGGAATCGCCAGTCCAAAGAGAAACACAAAGATAATCTCCATCATGCGAAACCCAAAGGATACTGCCGTCTCATATTACCACTTTGCAACAAGGCTTGGCTACAACGAGAAGGACTGGGAACCCTTCCATGACGACTTCCTCAATGGGAGATGGGAGTATGGCGATTTTTATCACCACGTGCTCGGCTGGTGGCAGATGCGTGATGACCCCCACTTTCTCTTTCTGAAGTATGAAGACATGAAGAAGGATAATAAAGGAGCTGTGGAGAAAGTTGCTGCTTTCTTAGAGGCAGATCTAGAAGAAGACCAAGTGGCTAGCATCGTGGAGGCCTGTACCTTTCGCAGCATGAAAGTTGTTTATGATAAAGCAACTGATGTCAGCTGTAGGAGTGTCATTGCAAGGAAGGGCGTCATTGGTGACTGGAAATCGCTGTTCACCGAGGAACAAAACACTGCGTTTGATGCAAAGTATAAAAAGAAGTTAGAGGGAACTGGGcttaactttgactttgagtgA